A genome region from Staphylococcus capitis subsp. capitis includes the following:
- a CDS encoding sulfite exporter TauE/SafE family protein, translated as MLLTIILLVLIGGLSAILGSIVGIGGGIIIVPTLVYLGVNHHLLHGITPQIAIGTSSVILIVTGLSSSLGYLKTKQVDIKNGSIFLFGLLPGSLIGSFLSQFLTLDSFNLYFGIFMICVAILLMVRHKIKPFKIFDKPQYERTYVDAEGKTYHYSVPPLFAFVATLFIGILTGLFGIGGGALMTPLMLIVFRFPPHVAVGTSMMMIFFSSVMSSVGHIVQGHVAWGYSVALIISSIIGAQIGVKVNRSLKSDTVVMLLRTVMLLLGAYLIIKSLL; from the coding sequence ATGTTATTAACTATTATTTTACTGGTTTTAATAGGTGGACTCTCAGCAATCTTAGGGTCAATTGTAGGTATAGGAGGCGGCATTATTATCGTGCCAACTCTTGTATATTTAGGAGTGAATCATCACTTACTTCATGGCATCACACCGCAGATTGCTATTGGTACATCTTCAGTTATCCTTATCGTTACAGGATTATCATCTTCGTTAGGTTATTTAAAAACGAAACAGGTTGATATAAAAAACGGGTCTATTTTTCTTTTTGGCTTATTACCGGGGTCTCTTATAGGATCGTTTTTAAGTCAATTCTTAACTTTAGATTCATTTAACTTATACTTTGGTATTTTTATGATTTGCGTAGCAATATTGCTTATGGTGCGTCATAAAATTAAACCTTTCAAAATATTCGATAAACCACAATATGAACGTACATACGTTGATGCAGAAGGTAAAACCTATCATTACAGTGTGCCACCACTTTTTGCATTTGTAGCAACTTTATTTATAGGCATACTCACAGGTTTATTTGGTATTGGTGGAGGAGCACTTATGACTCCATTAATGCTCATTGTATTTAGATTTCCACCACATGTTGCCGTAGGAACGAGCATGATGATGATTTTCTTTTCAAGTGTAATGAGTTCTGTTGGACATATTGTACAAGGTCATGTCGCTTGGGGCTATTCGGTGGCATTGATTATTTCTAGTATTATTGGCGCGCAAATAGGAGTTAAAGTGAATCGTTCATTAAAATCAGATACAGTAGTCATGTTATTAAGAACGGTCATGTTATTATTAGGCGCATACTTAATAATTAAATCTCTCTTGTAA
- a CDS encoding DUF72 domain-containing protein, giving the protein MIEIGLTGWGDHDTLYEDLERKNDKLKTYASHFPIVELDASYYAIQPERNIMKWINETPKRFQFIVKIHQALTLHADYKEYAETRSELFVQFKEMLEPLKEHNKLAMVLVQFPPWFDCNAQNINYILYVRKQLENVPMCVEFRHQSWFDERFKEQTLSFLTDHQIIHSVVDEPQVKEGSIPLVNRITNQVAFVRYHGRNRHGWTKKDMTDQEWRDVRYLYDYSREELEDLAQKVKILNQKAKKVYVIFNNNSGGHAAQNAKTYQDILGIDYEGLAPQQLKLF; this is encoded by the coding sequence ATGATAGAAATAGGTCTTACTGGTTGGGGAGACCATGATACATTATATGAGGATTTAGAACGTAAGAATGATAAGTTAAAGACTTACGCTAGCCATTTTCCCATAGTGGAATTAGACGCCTCATATTATGCAATTCAACCAGAACGAAACATAATGAAATGGATAAATGAAACGCCTAAACGTTTTCAATTTATCGTAAAAATACATCAAGCATTGACGCTTCATGCTGATTATAAAGAATACGCTGAAACACGTAGTGAATTATTCGTACAATTTAAAGAGATGCTCGAGCCTCTTAAAGAACATAATAAACTTGCGATGGTCTTGGTTCAATTTCCACCATGGTTTGATTGCAACGCTCAAAATATTAACTACATACTATATGTTAGAAAGCAATTAGAAAATGTGCCTATGTGCGTGGAGTTCAGACATCAATCATGGTTCGACGAACGTTTTAAAGAGCAAACGTTATCATTTCTAACGGACCATCAAATCATACATTCTGTAGTTGATGAACCTCAAGTCAAAGAAGGTAGTATCCCTCTCGTTAACAGAATTACAAATCAAGTTGCTTTTGTACGTTATCATGGACGTAATCGTCATGGCTGGACGAAAAAAGATATGACAGATCAAGAATGGCGAGATGTTAGATATTTGTATGATTACAGTAGAGAAGAACTTGAGGATTTAGCACAAAAGGTTAAAATCTTAAATCAAAAAGCTAAAAAGGTTTATGTAATTTTTAATAATAATTCAGGTGGGCATGCTGCTCAAAATGCTAAAACATATCAAGACATACTAGGTATTGATTATGAAGGTTTAGCTCCGCAACAATTAAAATTATTTTAA
- a CDS encoding nitronate monooxygenase family protein, translating to MWNQNEMTKILGVQYPIIQAGMAGSTTPHLVSTVSERGGLGTIGAGYFNAEKLESEIQEVQRLTDKPFGVNLFVPSINRYLPDQIEHMNAWLKPYRRAFNLEEPVVNVTEEKQFKQAIDLIIKYHVPVCCFTFGIPDEETIQKLKEANVTLVGTATSVDEAIENERSGMDIIVAQGSEAGGHRGSFLNHSDEEPMIGTMSLVPQVVDNVSIPVVAAGGIMDGRGLLASMMLGAQGVQMGTAFLISDESAASDLLKNAILGSKETDTVVTKVFSGKFARGIHNEFIHEMNQYDGEIPDYPIQNQLTNSIRKAAAQNGSRELTHMWSGQSPRLAERMHASMVMDKVISQVEKKLQLI from the coding sequence ATGTGGAATCAAAATGAAATGACGAAAATATTGGGCGTGCAGTATCCTATTATCCAAGCGGGGATGGCTGGTAGTACGACGCCTCATCTTGTTTCTACTGTAAGCGAACGAGGTGGTTTAGGTACAATTGGTGCTGGTTATTTTAATGCTGAAAAGTTGGAAAGTGAAATTCAAGAAGTGCAACGATTGACTGATAAACCTTTTGGAGTGAATCTTTTTGTTCCAAGTATAAATCGTTATCTACCAGATCAGATCGAACATATGAATGCATGGTTGAAACCATATAGACGTGCATTTAATTTAGAAGAACCTGTTGTCAACGTCACTGAAGAAAAACAGTTTAAACAAGCAATCGATTTAATTATTAAGTATCATGTGCCAGTATGTTGTTTTACATTTGGTATTCCGGATGAAGAAACAATTCAAAAACTTAAAGAAGCGAATGTCACTTTAGTTGGAACGGCTACTAGTGTAGATGAAGCAATTGAAAATGAGCGTTCTGGAATGGATATCATTGTCGCCCAAGGTAGCGAAGCAGGTGGACACAGAGGTTCATTTTTAAATCATAGTGATGAAGAACCTATGATAGGGACGATGTCACTTGTACCGCAAGTGGTAGATAATGTATCTATACCGGTTGTAGCTGCTGGAGGTATAATGGATGGTAGAGGTTTACTTGCGAGCATGATGCTTGGTGCCCAAGGGGTGCAAATGGGCACAGCATTCCTAATTTCTGACGAAAGTGCTGCGAGTGATTTATTGAAAAATGCTATACTAGGAAGCAAAGAAACAGATACTGTAGTTACTAAAGTATTTAGTGGTAAGTTTGCACGTGGAATTCATAATGAGTTTATTCATGAAATGAATCAATATGACGGTGAAATCCCAGATTACCCAATTCAAAATCAACTGACAAATAGTATCAGAAAAGCTGCGGCGCAAAATGGTAGTCGAGAACTTACACATATGTGGAGCGGACAATCTCCACGTCTTGCTGAAAGAATGCATGCTTCAATGGTAATGGATAAAGTAATATCACAAGTGGAAAAGAAATTACAACTTATATAA
- a CDS encoding CNNM domain-containing protein has protein sequence MIVSIIILFLVSFFFSGSETALTAANRTKFQTDAKNGDRKAKGLSKLLDKPSEFITTILIVNNVANIILPILVTILAIQKGVNIIVASVIIIILIILISEVIPKSIAATFPDQISRLVYPIINILVIILKPITFVLNKMTDGINHLFSRGKPVEKRFSKEEIRTLLNIAGREGAFNEVENARLQNVMDFEKLKITDVDTTPRVKVVAFSKEVTYDEAYETVMNEPYTRYPVYDEDIDDIIGVFHSKYLLSWSKHKDDKITNYASSPLFVNEHNRAEWVLRKMTVTRKHLAIVLDEYGGTDAIVSHEDLIEELLGMEIEDEMDQEEEEKLKNQRFPQSVKSR, from the coding sequence ATGATTGTCTCGATTATCATTTTATTTCTAGTTTCATTTTTCTTCTCTGGAAGTGAAACAGCTTTAACTGCTGCAAATCGTACTAAGTTTCAAACTGATGCTAAGAATGGTGACAGAAAAGCTAAAGGACTTTCGAAATTACTTGATAAACCTAGTGAATTTATTACAACTATTCTTATAGTCAATAACGTAGCAAATATTATTTTACCTATTCTAGTGACTATTTTAGCCATACAAAAGGGAGTTAATATCATAGTTGCATCTGTAATTATAATAATATTAATTATTTTAATTTCAGAGGTTATCCCGAAATCAATTGCTGCGACATTTCCAGATCAAATTTCACGATTGGTATATCCTATCATCAATATTTTAGTTATTATTTTAAAGCCGATAACATTTGTGTTGAATAAAATGACAGATGGTATTAACCATTTGTTTTCCCGAGGGAAACCTGTTGAAAAGCGCTTTTCAAAAGAAGAGATACGTACTTTATTAAATATTGCAGGGCGAGAAGGTGCATTTAATGAAGTTGAAAATGCGCGTTTACAAAATGTTATGGACTTTGAGAAATTAAAGATAACTGATGTAGATACAACACCACGTGTGAAGGTGGTGGCATTTTCTAAAGAAGTCACTTATGATGAAGCATATGAAACAGTTATGAACGAACCTTATACAAGATATCCGGTGTATGATGAAGACATTGATGATATTATCGGGGTATTTCATTCAAAATATTTATTATCATGGAGTAAACATAAAGATGATAAGATTACGAATTATGCATCAAGCCCACTATTTGTGAACGAGCACAATCGAGCGGAATGGGTGCTTCGTAAAATGACTGTGACGCGTAAGCATTTAGCGATTGTGCTAGATGAGTATGGCGGCACCGATGCAATTGTGTCTCATGAAGATTTAATAGAAGAGTTATTGGGCATGGAAATAGAGGATGAAATGGACCAAGAAGAGGAAGAAAAGTTGAAAAATCAAAGGTTTCCTCAGAGTGTGAAAAGTCGATAA
- the sufB gene encoding Fe-S cluster assembly protein SufB, with protein sequence MAKKAPDVGDYKYGFHDEDVSIFRSERGLTENIVTEISKMKEEPQWMLDFRLKALKLFYKMPMPQWGGDLSELDFDDITYYVKPSEHTERSWDEVPEEIKRTFDKLGIPEAEQKYLAGVSAQYESEVVYHNMEKELEEKGIIFKDTDSALRENEDLFREYFASVVPAADNKFAALNSAVWSGGSFIYVPKNVKLDTPLQAYFRINSENMGQFERTLIIADEGASVNYVEGCTAPVYSTSSLHSAVVEIIVHKDAHVRYTTIQNWANNVYNLVTKRTFVHENGNMEWVDGNLGSKLTMKYPNCVLLGEGAKGSTLSIAFAGKGQVQDAGAKMIHKAPNTSSTIVSKSISKNGGKVIYRGIVHFGRKAKGARSNIECDTLILDNESTSDTIPYNEVFNDNISLEHEAKVSKVSEEQLFYLMSRGISEEEATEMIVMGFIEPFTKELPMEYAVEMNRLIKFEMEGSIG encoded by the coding sequence ATGGCTAAAAAAGCACCTGATGTTGGAGATTATAAATATGGTTTCCACGATGAGGATGTGTCCATTTTCAGATCAGAGCGAGGTTTGACAGAAAATATCGTTACTGAAATTTCTAAAATGAAAGAAGAACCACAATGGATGTTAGATTTCCGTCTTAAAGCATTGAAATTATTCTATAAAATGCCAATGCCTCAATGGGGCGGAGACTTATCAGAATTAGACTTTGATGATATTACTTATTATGTTAAACCATCAGAGCACACAGAACGTTCTTGGGATGAAGTTCCTGAAGAAATTAAACGTACGTTTGATAAATTAGGTATTCCTGAAGCTGAACAAAAATACTTAGCAGGTGTATCTGCGCAATATGAATCAGAAGTTGTTTATCACAACATGGAAAAAGAATTAGAAGAAAAAGGTATTATCTTCAAAGATACTGATAGTGCATTACGCGAAAATGAAGATTTATTTAGAGAATACTTTGCTTCTGTTGTACCTGCTGCAGATAATAAATTCGCAGCATTAAACTCAGCAGTATGGTCAGGTGGATCATTTATCTACGTACCTAAAAACGTTAAATTAGATACACCTTTACAAGCATACTTCCGTATTAACTCTGAAAATATGGGGCAATTTGAGCGTACTTTAATCATTGCAGACGAAGGTGCATCAGTAAACTATGTTGAAGGTTGTACTGCACCTGTATATTCAACAAGTTCATTACATTCAGCTGTAGTTGAGATTATCGTGCATAAAGATGCGCATGTTCGTTACACAACTATCCAAAACTGGGCAAACAATGTCTATAACTTAGTTACAAAACGTACCTTTGTTCATGAAAATGGTAACATGGAATGGGTAGACGGTAACTTAGGTTCTAAGTTAACAATGAAATACCCTAACTGTGTATTACTAGGTGAAGGCGCAAAAGGTAGTACATTATCAATTGCATTCGCCGGTAAAGGTCAAGTTCAAGATGCGGGTGCTAAAATGATTCATAAAGCGCCTAATACGTCTTCAACTATCGTTTCTAAATCTATCTCTAAAAATGGTGGTAAAGTTATCTATCGTGGTATCGTTCACTTTGGACGTAAAGCCAAAGGTGCACGTTCAAATATCGAATGTGATACGTTAATCTTAGATAATGAATCTACTTCTGATACAATTCCATACAACGAAGTATTTAATGACAATATTTCATTAGAACATGAAGCTAAAGTATCTAAAGTGTCAGAAGAACAATTATTCTATCTAATGAGTCGTGGTATTTCTGAAGAAGAAGCTACTGAAATGATTGTTATGGGATTCATTGAACCATTTACTAAAGAATTACCAATGGAATATGCAGTAGAAATGAACCGATTAATCAAATTCGAAATGGAAGGTTCAATCGGTTAA
- the sufU gene encoding Fe-S cluster assembly sulfur transfer protein SufU — protein sequence MNFNNLDQLYRSVIMDHYKNPRNKGVLDNGSVTVDMNNPTCGDRIRLTFDIQDGIINDAKFEGEGCSISMSSASMMTEAVKGHSLAEAMQMSQEFTKMMLGEDYEITEEMGDIEALQGVSQFPARIKCATLAWKALEKGTVEKEGKAEGTTEEE from the coding sequence ATGAATTTTAATAATTTAGATCAACTATATCGATCTGTAATTATGGATCATTATAAGAACCCTAGAAATAAAGGTGTTTTAGATAACGGCTCAGTGACAGTGGATATGAACAACCCTACATGTGGTGACCGTATTCGTCTAACATTTGATATTCAAGATGGGATAATTAATGATGCGAAGTTCGAAGGAGAAGGTTGCTCAATCTCTATGTCAAGCGCATCAATGATGACAGAAGCTGTTAAAGGTCATTCTCTTGCTGAAGCCATGCAAATGAGTCAAGAATTCACTAAGATGATGCTTGGTGAAGATTATGAAATCACGGAAGAGATGGGTGATATTGAAGCACTACAAGGTGTATCTCAATTCCCAGCTCGTATTAAATGTGCAACTCTTGCTTGGAAAGCTTTAGAAAAAGGGACAGTCGAAAAAGAAGGTAAAGCAGAAGGTACAACTGAAGAAGAATAA
- a CDS encoding cysteine desulfurase: MNIVDEKTFDVNNVIKDFPILEQQVNGKRLAYLDSTATSQTPVQVLNVLDDYYRRYNSNVHRGVHTLGSLATDGYESARETVRRFINAKYFEEIIFTRGTTASINIVARSYGDANVEEGDEIVVTEMEHHANIVPWQQLAKRKNASLKFIPMTDEGELRIDDIKETINEKTKIVAIAHVSNVLGTINDVKTIADIAHEHGAIISVDGAQAAPHMALDMQDIDADFYSFSGHKMLGPTGIGVLYGKRELLKDMEPVEFGGDMIDFVSKYDATWADLPTKFEAGTPLIAQAIGLGEAIRYIEELGFDAIHKHEKELTEYAYEQMSAIEGLEIYGPPKDRRAGVITFNLSDIHPHDVATAVDTEGVAVRAGHHCAQPLMKWLNVSSTARASFYVYNTKEDIDQLVQALKQTKEFFSYEF; this comes from the coding sequence GTGAATATTGTGGACGAAAAAACTTTTGATGTGAACAACGTCATCAAAGATTTCCCAATTCTTGAACAACAAGTTAACGGAAAGCGCTTAGCGTATCTTGATTCAACTGCTACAAGTCAAACGCCTGTTCAAGTGTTAAATGTATTAGATGATTATTATAGACGTTATAACTCTAACGTCCATCGTGGTGTTCACACTTTAGGATCATTAGCAACAGATGGCTATGAAAGTGCACGTGAAACAGTTCGTCGATTTATAAATGCTAAATATTTTGAAGAAATTATTTTTACTAGAGGAACAACAGCATCAATTAATATTGTTGCTCGTAGTTATGGGGATGCAAATGTTGAAGAAGGCGATGAAATTGTTGTTACTGAGATGGAACATCACGCAAATATCGTTCCTTGGCAACAATTAGCTAAACGTAAAAATGCATCTCTAAAATTTATCCCAATGACTGATGAAGGCGAACTTAGAATTGATGACATTAAAGAAACAATAAATGAAAAAACTAAGATTGTAGCTATTGCACATGTTTCAAACGTTTTAGGCACTATTAATGATGTTAAAACGATTGCAGACATCGCACATGAACATGGTGCAATTATTAGTGTTGATGGCGCTCAAGCAGCACCACATATGGCTTTAGATATGCAAGATATTGACGCTGATTTTTATAGTTTTAGTGGACATAAGATGCTAGGACCTACAGGTATTGGAGTTTTATATGGTAAGCGCGAATTACTTAAAGATATGGAACCTGTAGAATTCGGTGGAGATATGATTGATTTTGTTAGTAAATATGATGCTACTTGGGCTGACTTACCGACAAAATTTGAAGCAGGAACACCACTCATTGCTCAAGCAATTGGTTTAGGTGAAGCGATTCGATATATTGAAGAACTTGGCTTTGATGCTATTCACAAACACGAGAAAGAGCTAACTGAATATGCATATGAGCAAATGTCCGCAATTGAAGGTTTAGAAATTTATGGTCCTCCAAAAGATCGTCGAGCAGGTGTTATTACTTTCAACTTATCAGATATACATCCTCATGATGTTGCGACAGCAGTTGATACCGAAGGTGTTGCTGTACGAGCTGGACATCACTGTGCTCAACCGCTAATGAAATGGCTTAATGTATCCTCAACTGCACGAGCAAGTTTCTATGTTTACAACACTAAAGAGGATATTGATCAATTAGTTCAAGCATTGAAACAAACGAAGGAGTTTTTCTCTTATGAATTTTAA
- the sufD gene encoding Fe-S cluster assembly protein SufD has protein sequence MTTETLNISEEQLVDYSKAHNEPSWMTELRKKALKLTETLEMPKPDKTKLRKWNFDTFKQHETKGSAYENLNELPESVKQIIDIENSENLVIQHNNDLAYSQVSEQAKNDGVIIEGLHEALVNHSELVQKYYMTQAVDIDEHRLTALHTALMNGGIFVYVPKNIVVEHPIQYVVLHDDDNASFYNHVILVTEESAEVTYVENYLSNANGEDNQINIVSEVIAGANSNVTYGSVDYLDKGFTGHIIRRGTTEADASIKWALGLMNEGSQIIDNTTNLIGDRSTSELKSVVVGTGDQKINLTSKIVQYGKETDGYILKHGVMKENASSVFNGIGYIKHGGTKSIANQESRVLMLSENARGDANPILLIDEDDVEAGHAASVGRVDPEQLYYLMSRGISRTEAERLVIHGFLDPVVRELPIEDVKRQLREVIERKVSK, from the coding sequence ATGACAACTGAAACTTTGAACATTTCTGAAGAACAACTTGTTGATTATTCAAAAGCGCACAATGAACCTTCTTGGATGACAGAACTACGTAAAAAAGCGTTGAAATTAACAGAAACTTTAGAAATGCCAAAACCTGATAAAACAAAATTACGAAAATGGAACTTTGATACATTTAAACAACATGAAACAAAAGGCAGTGCATACGAAAACCTAAATGAATTACCAGAATCAGTAAAACAAATCATTGATATTGAAAACTCTGAAAACTTAGTGATTCAACACAATAATGATTTAGCTTATAGTCAAGTGTCAGAGCAAGCTAAGAATGATGGTGTAATTATTGAAGGTTTACATGAAGCATTGGTCAATCACAGTGAATTAGTTCAAAAATATTATATGACTCAAGCTGTAGATATTGATGAACACCGTTTAACAGCGCTACACACAGCGTTAATGAATGGTGGTATATTCGTATATGTACCTAAGAATATTGTAGTTGAACATCCAATTCAATACGTTGTACTTCACGATGATGATAATGCAAGTTTCTACAATCACGTTATTCTTGTTACTGAAGAAAGCGCAGAAGTTACTTACGTTGAGAACTATTTATCAAACGCTAATGGTGAAGATAATCAAATTAACATTGTTTCAGAAGTAATTGCAGGAGCTAATTCAAACGTCACTTACGGCTCTGTAGATTACTTAGATAAAGGTTTTACTGGTCACATTATTCGCCGTGGCACAACTGAAGCAGATGCCTCTATTAAATGGGCATTAGGTTTAATGAATGAAGGTAGTCAAATTATTGATAACACTACTAACTTAATTGGTGACCGTTCTACAAGTGAATTGAAATCTGTTGTAGTTGGTACAGGTGATCAAAAAATTAATTTAACATCTAAAATTGTTCAGTATGGTAAAGAAACTGACGGCTACATCTTAAAACACGGTGTAATGAAAGAAAATGCATCTTCAGTATTTAACGGTATTGGTTATATTAAACACGGCGGTACTAAATCTATTGCCAATCAAGAATCACGTGTACTCATGCTATCTGAAAATGCACGTGGTGACGCTAACCCTATCTTATTAATCGATGAAGATGATGTTGAAGCAGGTCACGCTGCATCAGTAGGTCGAGTTGACCCTGAACAACTTTATTACTTAATGAGTCGTGGTATTTCAAGAACTGAAGCTGAACGTCTAGTTATACATGGTTTCTTAGACCCAGTGGTTCGTGAATTACCAATTGAAGACGTTAAACGTCAATTAAGAGAAGTTATTGAACGTAAAGTATCTAAATAA
- the sufC gene encoding Fe-S cluster assembly ATPase SufC, which produces MSSTLEIKDLHVSIEDKEILKGVNLTVNTGEIHAIMGPNGTGKSTLSSAIMGHPSYEVTQGEVLLDGVNILELEVDERAKAGLFLAMQYPSEITGVTNADFMRSAINAKREEGQEINLMQFIKKLDKEMDFLDIDQDMAQRYLNEGFSGGEKKRNEILQLMMLEPKFAILDEIDSGLDIDALKVVSKGINQMRGEDFGALMITHYQRLLNYITPDKVHVMYGGKVVKSGGPELAKRLEEEGYEWVKEDFGAAE; this is translated from the coding sequence ATGTCATCAACATTAGAAATCAAAGACCTACATGTGTCTATTGAGGATAAAGAAATTTTAAAAGGTGTAAACTTAACTGTTAATACAGGAGAAATACACGCAATTATGGGACCTAACGGAACTGGTAAATCAACATTATCATCTGCAATCATGGGACACCCAAGTTATGAAGTGACACAAGGGGAAGTATTATTAGACGGCGTTAATATTTTAGAATTAGAAGTTGATGAAAGAGCTAAAGCAGGTTTATTCCTAGCAATGCAGTATCCTTCAGAAATTACTGGTGTGACAAACGCCGATTTCATGCGTTCTGCTATTAATGCTAAACGTGAAGAAGGACAAGAAATTAATTTAATGCAATTTATCAAGAAATTGGATAAAGAGATGGATTTCTTAGATATTGATCAAGATATGGCTCAACGTTATTTAAATGAAGGCTTCTCTGGTGGGGAGAAAAAACGTAACGAAATTCTACAATTAATGATGTTAGAACCAAAATTCGCTATTTTAGATGAAATTGATTCAGGTTTAGATATCGATGCTTTAAAAGTTGTATCTAAAGGAATTAACCAAATGCGCGGTGAAGACTTTGGTGCATTAATGATTACGCACTATCAACGTTTATTAAACTACATTACTCCTGACAAAGTACATGTTATGTATGGTGGTAAAGTAGTTAAATCTGGTGGCCCTGAACTAGCTAAACGCCTTGAAGAAGAAGGTTATGAATGGGTTAAAGAAGACTTTGGTGCAGCTGAATAG
- a CDS encoding DUF368 domain-containing protein, with product MNNFKWMNIFKGFGMGTSDLIPGVSGGTIALLLGIYDGFISSISGLFSKRFWPSFKFLLPIIIGMGLAIAILSNLFNYLLSYHEIPTMFFFTGLIIGIIPYLLKISNFKRTFETKHYLMIVLGIFILVIITLLNNGDKHSGETLTLSFGLIIKYFIAGIFASSAMLLPGISGSFMLLVFGVYGTVMFSISELMKLNFAALPILIIVGLGILTGFMLSSRIIQYFLHHHTTMTFALIIGLVIGSIYAVFPGYPENGLAWITSLLTMIIGFVVSFTLGQITAKSENH from the coding sequence ATGAACAACTTCAAATGGATGAATATATTTAAAGGTTTTGGCATGGGTACGAGTGATTTAATTCCTGGTGTAAGTGGCGGAACAATAGCTTTACTACTTGGTATCTATGATGGGTTTATAAGTTCTATAAGCGGGCTGTTTTCGAAACGTTTTTGGCCAAGTTTCAAATTTTTACTTCCTATTATAATAGGAATGGGTTTAGCCATCGCTATATTAAGTAACTTATTTAACTATTTATTAAGCTATCACGAGATTCCGACCATGTTTTTTTTCACAGGATTGATTATTGGAATCATTCCATACTTACTAAAGATTTCTAACTTTAAGCGAACGTTTGAAACTAAACACTATCTAATGATTGTATTGGGAATTTTTATTTTGGTCATTATTACACTTTTAAATAATGGTGATAAACATTCTGGCGAAACATTAACTTTATCTTTTGGTCTTATTATTAAATATTTTATAGCTGGTATATTCGCCTCAAGCGCAATGTTATTACCCGGAATTTCAGGATCGTTTATGTTATTAGTATTTGGTGTTTATGGTACAGTTATGTTTTCAATTTCTGAACTCATGAAATTAAATTTCGCAGCATTACCTATCTTAATCATCGTTGGTTTAGGTATATTGACGGGATTTATGTTGTCTAGTCGTATTATTCAGTATTTCTTACACCATCATACTACGATGACGTTCGCATTGATCATTGGCTTAGTGATAGGTTCAATTTATGCAGTTTTCCCAGGCTATCCTGAAAATGGCTTAGCGTGGATAACTTCACTTTTAACAATGATTATTGGCTTTGTTGTTAGTTTTACCTTAGGGCAAATCACAGCAAAGTCTGAAAATCATTAG
- a CDS encoding CsbD family protein has product MAEDNKFEQAKGNIKETVGNATDNKNLEQEGKEDKTSGKAKEVVDNAKEKANDVIDKFKGDK; this is encoded by the coding sequence ATGGCTGAAGATAATAAATTTGAACAAGCTAAAGGTAATATTAAAGAAACAGTAGGTAACGCTACAGATAATAAAAATTTAGAACAAGAAGGTAAAGAAGATAAAACTTCTGGTAAAGCTAAAGAAGTTGTTGATAACGCTAAAGAAAAAGCAAACGATGTAATTGATAAATTTAAAGGCGATAAATAA